DNA from Rosa rugosa chromosome 6, drRosRugo1.1, whole genome shotgun sequence:
GTTCCTCCGTCTCATAGGAACttaatgttttatttatttgaaagaaaaaaaaatctaaatctATTTACATTAATATGAGTTTTAAAACAATTTTTATTGAATTTTGAGGGGTTAGATAACTACATGCTCTCACTCTCATCGGGCGTGTAGAAACTCTTGTTATTAAATTGAATGAAGAGACGAGCGGTGTGTTTTCAATTGTGATTGTCCCCTTTCCTTCAAAATTATAGGTAGCTAGGCACTTGACGCCCCAAATCAGTTGTCGTATATAAACTAATATCGCTTAATCTTCTATATATTTGAGGGAAATTGCTCAAATATCctaattttaataaaaactaTGTTTACATTTACAAGAGTTTTGATTTTTAAAGAATATTCACATATGTATTTGAAGGGGTTTGAGAAGTACTCAAGGAGTTACGGTggtaaatttttctttttttctttttttgagttgaaaatgTCATTCACTATATGccaaatgaaaatatatatatatatatatatatatatatatatatatatataaaaatttgtAAATCATTGCAAATCAAATTACAGGAAAAGCTATAATTGGGCAAAGACGATCACTGTTTAAATTTCTGACACCTCTTAAAAAAcgaaagagacaaaaaaaaaggggggggggaaGGTTTTCAATGTCGACGTTGTTGTTCTGTTTAAGCCACTGAGTAACTCAAATCCTATTGAAATAGGAAAAGGGCAAAATAAGAAAGTTTGCAAATCCACATGATGGAAGGAATGTTCTAGAATGACACGGCTTGATTAAGCCTGGCCAGCTGGCCTGTAAGGAAGGGAAGTCCAACTCCAAATCTAATACTAACACCACGTTTATAGCTagcctatataaacacacactTACCAGATCATTTTCACTCACTCATAATTATTACATCCTTCCTGCCTAGATTGAGAAGAACAAGAATCTTGCCGAAATTCAATACCATTTGATCGAAGAGAACAAGCAGAAATGGCGTCGCAAAACAACATGGATCCTCCACTTTGTGCAAAGGGTTGCGGATTTTTTGGCTCTCTGGAAAATAAGAACATGTGCTCAAAATGCTATGTTGATTATCTAAAACAAGAACTGATCGCCAAGTCAGTCATGGCATTTGAAGTACTTAAGAATTCAGTTACTACTACTCCTACTCCTCTACCAAACTCATCATCTCTACTTGATGACCATCCTAGCCCGACGGTGACGGTTTCTGGTACCAACAGTTTGAATAGTACTGGATCAACTACAACTACAACTACAAGAATCAGGTGCCCCTGCTGTAACAAAAAGTTGGGACTGCTGGGATTTCACTG
Protein-coding regions in this window:
- the LOC133716605 gene encoding putative zinc finger A20 and AN1 domain-containing stress-associated protein 8, which gives rise to MASQNNMDPPLCAKGCGFFGSLENKNMCSKCYVDYLKQELIAKSVMAFEVLKNSVTTTPTPLPNSSSLLDDHPSPTVTVSGTNSLNSTGSTTTTTTRIRCPCCNKKLGLLGFHCCCGGVFCGEHRYPEKHSCGVDFKTAGREVLAKQNPLCKGDKMQHRI